The Argopecten irradians isolate NY chromosome 4, Ai_NY, whole genome shotgun sequence genome has a window encoding:
- the LOC138320630 gene encoding uncharacterized protein codes for MKDAAFSLTLAIMLFFCVSEAWLTRYSNRASSRDWKDIQLDELCSKTGEDCLQSNNCCSESDVCLLDRKTSILSGRRVGYCRNVNMFKLSDFPIKYKGAECDTSAECDDLCCRIIPRHIYGVSQECGTKEGFMCV; via the exons ATGAAGGACGCGGCATTTTCTCTCACCCTAGCCatcatgttgtttttttgtgtgtccGAAGCCTGGCTTACACGTTACAGCAATAGGGCATCAAGCAGAGACTGGAAAGACATTCAGTTGGACGAATTG TGTAGCAAGACGGGAGAAGATTGCTTACAGTCTAATAACTGCTGTTCAGAATCAGACGTCTGCCTGCTTGACAGAAAAACCTCCATTTTGTCTG GTAGGCGAGTGGGGTATTGCAGAAATGTGAATATGTTTAAATTGTCGGATTTCCCTATTAAATATAAAG GAGCGGAGTGTGACACCAGCGCTGAGTGTGACGACCTGTGCTGTCGGATAATCCCCCGTCATATTTACGGGGTATCTCAGGAGTGCGGTACCAAGGAAGGCTTCATGTGTGTGTGA
- the LOC138320631 gene encoding uncharacterized protein — protein MNGEDDIAVIDQQEDLDNLAYPVSVTDDFGGNSTLQLYVGTGKPENDASLHALRNAYHDLKLRYNEQTAKVHSMRQAIKDMEAQRIQNTNRPFTANSAAFAGAAGAGSGSPSASGAGEANPQLRASLGYADSLQRQILRLKNTSAVREKDMERKYSDLYTKYKRLEADVKTLQLRNRNTTVELEKTSKQLKDRDRDLEQLTNRNNVLEKMVGQQNPESISEEIRLQEKQVMGFIEYQTQYIEELKAKVLEQNRTINKQLDMIKTFSRNQKEAAATRPRDMVEGASIGPTHYNEEQQGARSRQPNTLAVSAQIHPMQVTSSPQSVSRQPMQVTSSPQSVSRQPMQVTSSPRSVSQQQQVPIQQESSAYGRESLADVEVRRINDRTLHTNNADGRDTNFPVQTSSQLPVPQTAHDTPDSPILRRSPNVSSSKVLVNPSESSYSMARYLDTESRQSRLHLEDVSRLPDTIYSPQTPGNAHHIPTYENDKALQALRIDDKKLEFSDTIYRPATHGPFIRQEGGRTGVLYPPQQSSQENNYENIKVFLPPTQQQAEGDYANVSQIMAQRNPINVTDSQICPVCNKNFPTTPINEFQQHVLDCIDGGEEEGTPTLQNISQGENGRECPMCTAVFPGGLPQEEFERHVQEHFGEDPMMERFEVLQA, from the exons ATGAATGGTGAAGACGACATCGCCGTGATAGACCAACAGGAAGATTTGGATAACCTTGCTTACCCGGTCAGCGTCACAGACGACTTCGGGGGTAACTCGACACTTCAACTTTACGTTGGTACAGGCAAACCTGAGAATGATGCATCTTTACACGCTCTCAGGAATGCCTACCATGATCTTAAGCTCCGGTATAATGAACAGACTGCAAAAGTACATTCAATGAGGCAAGCCATTAAGGACATGGAAGCACAGAGAATTCAGAACACCAATCGACCATTCACAGCAAACTCGGCAGCATTTGCCGGAGCTGCTGGGGCTGGTTCAGGGAGTCCATCTGCTTCCGGAGCTGGTGAAGCTAATCCACAGCTCCGAGCCAGTCTAGGGTATGCAGATAGCTTACAAAGACAAATATTGCGTCTGAAAAACACCAGTGCAGTGCGAGAAAAGGATATGGAAAGGAAATATTCTGATTTATACACTAAGTACAAAAGATTGGAAGCTGATGTTAAAACATTACAATTACGCAACAGAAATACTACTGTAGAATTAGAAAAGACTTCAAAACAGTTAAAAGATCGTGATCGTGATCTTGAACAATTAACTAACCGCAATAATGTTTTAGAAAAAATGGTTGGACAACAAAACCCTGAGTCAATTTCAGAGGAAATACGATTACAGGAAAAGCAAGTAATGGGATTTATTGAATATCAAACACAGTATATAGAGGAACTAAAGGCCAAAGTATTGGAACAGAACCGCACCATCAACAAACAACTAGATATGATAAAAACTTTTAGCAGGAACCAAAAAG AGGCTGCAGCTACAAGACCAAGAGACATGGTTGAGGGAGCGTCCATTGGACCAACTCATTATAATGAAGAACAGCAAGGAGCAAGATCCCGTCAGCCAAACACACTTGCAGTCAGTGCCCAAATACATCCAATGCAAGTTACAAGTAGCCCTCAGTCAGTTAGTCGACAACCAATGCAAGTTACAAGTAGCCCTCAGTCAGTTAGTCGACAACCAATGCAAGTTACAAGTAGCCCTCGGTCTGTGAGTCAACAGCAACAAGTGCCAATTCAACAGGAGTCATCAGCATATGGACGAGAATCCTTGGCGGATGTTGAAGTTCGGAGGATCAATGATAGAACTTTGCACACAAACAATGCAGATGGCAGGGACACAAACTTCCCCGTACAGACTAGCAGTCAGTTACCAGTGCCTCAGACCGCACACGATACGCCAGACTCGCCAATTCTGAGGAGGTCACCAAATGTGTCTTCTTCGAAGGTTCTGGTAAATCCTTCAGAAAGTTCTTACTCTATGGCACGTTACCTCGACACAGAAAGTCGACAATCAAGACTTCATTTGGAGGATGTGTCCAGATTACCGGATACTATTTATTCACCTCAAACCCCAGGCAACGCGCATCACATACCAACATATGAAAATGACAAAGCTTTACAGGCTCTTCGAATAGATGATAAAAAGTTAGAGTTCAGCGATACAATTTATAGACCAGCGACCCATGGACCATTTATAAGGCAGGAGGGTGGGAGGACTGGAGTGTTATATCCTCCTCAACAGTCGTCACAGGAAAACAATTACGAAAATATTAAGGTGTTCCTTCCACCTACACAACAGCAGGCAGAGGGAGATTATGCTAATGTTTCCCAGATTATGGCACAGCGTAACCCTATCAATGTCACAGACTCTCAAATATGTCCTGTATGTAATAAAAACTTCCCAACAACCCCCATAAACGAGTTTCAGCAACATGTGTTGGATTGTATAGATGGAGGGGAGGAAGAAGGTACCCCtacattacaaaatatttcacagGGAGAAAATGGACGAGAATGTCCAATGTGTACTGCTGTGTTCCCCGGGGGACTTCCACAGGAAGAATTTGAAAGACATGTCCAGGAACATTTCGGAGAAGATCCCATGATGGAAAGATTTGAAGTACTGCAAGCATAG